The proteins below come from a single Afipia felis ATCC 53690 genomic window:
- a CDS encoding MAPEG family protein — protein sequence MTRELFWLTLTVILTGVLWVPYILNRCAVRGIGGAMANPSRGDKPHAEWANRMMFAHDNAIENLAIFAPLVLILNAIDYSSKWTVLACAVYFWSRLAHVIIYALGVPVLRTLTFVIGFLAQAVLVLAIFRLC from the coding sequence ATGACGCGAGAATTGTTCTGGCTGACCTTGACCGTGATTTTGACCGGCGTGCTCTGGGTCCCCTACATCCTCAACCGCTGTGCGGTGCGCGGCATCGGCGGCGCAATGGCAAACCCTTCGCGCGGCGACAAGCCACATGCCGAATGGGCGAACCGGATGATGTTCGCGCATGACAACGCGATCGAAAATCTCGCGATCTTCGCACCGCTGGTGCTGATCCTCAACGCCATCGATTATTCGAGCAAATGGACAGTGCTCGCCTGCGCGGTCTATTTCTGGTCGCGGCTTGCTCACGTCATCATCTACGCGCTCGGCGTACCGGTGCTGCGGACGCTCACGTTCGTGATCGGATTCCTCGCGCAGGCCGTGCTGGTGCTCGCGATCTTCCGCCTCTGCTGA